A stretch of Leucobacter aridicollis DNA encodes these proteins:
- a CDS encoding carbohydrate ABC transporter permease produces MLLLPASIIVLVAMAYPVIWQLITSMQQFGLAQQFGAPPEWVWFENYATLFGNPTTWFVVLRSVLFCLAAASVTMVIGIGLALLMQAASKGVRLTLQIALLLAWATPVVAAMTIWKWIFDWRRGLVNWLLTNLGLPFNGHNWLQEPLSFFAVALIIVVWMSVPFVAFSVYAGLTQVPGEVLEAAQMDGASPWQRLRLIIVPIIKPILGIVMLLQIIWDLRVFTQIKLLQDRGSIASKTDVLGTYIYQLGVGSSDFAMASAMSIFVLLLTIALSWAYVRNLIKEDDES; encoded by the coding sequence ATGCTGCTGCTGCCGGCAAGCATCATCGTGCTCGTCGCGATGGCCTACCCGGTGATCTGGCAGCTCATCACCTCGATGCAGCAGTTCGGGCTCGCCCAGCAGTTCGGCGCACCGCCCGAGTGGGTCTGGTTCGAGAACTACGCGACGCTCTTCGGCAACCCGACGACCTGGTTCGTCGTGCTGCGCTCGGTGCTCTTCTGCCTGGCCGCAGCCTCCGTCACCATGGTGATCGGCATCGGCCTGGCGCTCCTCATGCAGGCGGCGTCGAAGGGCGTCCGCCTCACGCTGCAGATCGCGCTGCTGCTCGCCTGGGCCACCCCGGTCGTCGCCGCGATGACCATCTGGAAATGGATCTTCGACTGGCGCCGCGGCCTCGTCAACTGGCTGCTCACGAACCTCGGACTCCCCTTCAACGGCCACAACTGGCTGCAGGAGCCCCTGAGCTTCTTCGCCGTCGCGCTCATCATCGTCGTCTGGATGAGCGTCCCCTTCGTCGCCTTCTCCGTCTACGCAGGCCTCACCCAGGTGCCCGGCGAGGTGCTCGAGGCTGCCCAGATGGACGGCGCGAGCCCGTGGCAGCGCCTCCGCCTCATCATCGTCCCGATCATCAAGCCGATCCTCGGCATCGTCATGCTGCTCCAGATCATCTGGGACCTCCGTGTCTTCACCCAAATCAAGCTGCTGCAGGACCGCGGCTCGATCGCGTCGAAGACCGACGTGCTCGGCACCTACATCTACCAGCTCGGCGTCGGCTCCTCAGACTTCGCAATGGCGAGCGCCATGTCCATCTTCGTGCTGCTGCTCACCATCGCGCTGAGCTGGGCGTACGTCCGCAATCTCATCAAGGAGGACGACGAGTCATGA
- a CDS encoding IclR family transcriptional regulator: MTSTTSPDTAEDTGKGRDGLLNRSMRVLRVISTFPQGIGLSELTRLSGVPKATCFRIITTLEEEGMLVTDDETKKTRISVGSLSVIGGLLTETGTLRAIREILTNLSNASGETTGFDMLQDNDIVVLLQNVGPSLIGQTLKSTPRVQPPWLTSTGKSLLSYRDPEVVRELLEPSYPKENPSTLEMFIDTLEPARTHGYAWLYGALERDAASVAAPVLIGDLPRFAIWIGGPTYRITPDTVRRLGQLAIEAAAQTAKLLTASAQLQPSTPADAFTSQRVIF, from the coding sequence GTGACCTCAACAACGAGCCCCGACACCGCAGAAGACACAGGCAAAGGCCGCGACGGACTTCTCAATAGATCCATGCGCGTGCTCCGAGTAATCTCGACTTTTCCGCAAGGGATCGGGCTCAGCGAACTCACTCGCCTGTCAGGCGTGCCTAAGGCAACTTGCTTCCGCATCATCACCACGCTGGAAGAAGAAGGCATGTTGGTGACCGATGATGAAACGAAGAAGACGCGCATTTCGGTCGGCTCGCTATCAGTCATCGGCGGTCTGCTCACGGAAACTGGCACGCTGCGGGCGATCCGCGAGATCTTGACCAATCTGTCGAACGCTTCAGGGGAGACGACAGGGTTCGACATGCTGCAGGACAACGACATCGTGGTCCTGCTGCAGAACGTGGGCCCCTCACTTATTGGCCAGACACTCAAGTCAACGCCACGAGTGCAACCTCCGTGGCTCACCTCCACTGGCAAATCCTTGTTGTCATATCGCGACCCCGAAGTAGTACGCGAGCTTCTCGAACCGAGTTACCCGAAGGAGAACCCTTCGACGCTTGAGATGTTCATCGACACCCTCGAGCCAGCCCGTACCCACGGCTACGCCTGGCTCTATGGAGCCCTAGAACGGGACGCCGCGTCCGTAGCGGCACCCGTCCTCATTGGTGATTTGCCCCGATTTGCGATTTGGATTGGTGGGCCCACCTACCGCATCACCCCGGACACGGTTCGCAGGCTGGGGCAGCTCGCAATTGAAGCTGCTGCCCAAACCGCCAAGCTCCTCACCGCTTCCGCGCAGCTCCAGCCCTCAACTCCCGCGGATGCTTTCACCAGCCAGCGGGTCATCTTCTAG
- a CDS encoding extracellular solute-binding protein gives MKRKLVGLAAAAMASTLVLAGCSPAASGGDSGNNSDKTLTMWVIGGDTPPELREYLATEFTEKTGATLKIQEQGWGDIITNLTTKLPDEKNTPDVTEIGNTQSPAFTNAGAFLDISDMYDELGGDKLLPSFVEVGAVEGKNYTLPYYFGSRYTFLRKDVWDAAGQNFSPASLDEFNESVKAITKANPKGIDNFSGFFLGGQDWRDGISWIFANGGEIAEFKDGKWVATLDSPESLKGLEQLQDLYKNASNAPNDMKDANQYQYLNDSDEVKDEDGNVTEDLSLAAATIMAPGWAHWSIGDLVTNDKGEPAREWNDDTFATLVLPGNDGKPAPVFAGGSNIGISAKTQNPELAKDLMRIIYSEEYQTMLGEKGLGPANSDYADSLGSDQFAKALIESASNSKLTPAAPGWAAIESKNIMEEFFSKIRDAKDLKQLAQDTNAQLDALLNQK, from the coding sequence ATGAAGAGAAAGCTCGTTGGCCTCGCAGCAGCGGCTATGGCTTCGACTCTCGTCCTTGCCGGGTGCAGCCCGGCTGCGTCGGGTGGCGACAGCGGCAACAACAGCGACAAGACCCTGACGATGTGGGTTATTGGCGGTGACACCCCGCCCGAGCTTCGCGAGTACCTCGCAACCGAGTTCACCGAGAAGACCGGCGCGACGCTCAAGATCCAGGAGCAGGGCTGGGGCGACATCATCACGAACCTCACCACGAAGCTTCCCGATGAGAAGAACACCCCCGACGTGACCGAGATCGGCAACACCCAGTCGCCGGCCTTCACGAACGCGGGCGCGTTCCTCGACATCAGCGACATGTACGACGAGCTCGGCGGCGACAAGCTGCTCCCCTCGTTCGTCGAGGTTGGCGCCGTTGAGGGCAAGAACTACACGCTCCCCTACTACTTCGGTTCGCGCTACACCTTCCTCCGCAAGGACGTCTGGGACGCCGCAGGCCAGAACTTTAGCCCCGCGTCGCTCGACGAGTTCAACGAGTCGGTCAAGGCGATCACGAAGGCAAACCCGAAGGGCATCGACAACTTCTCGGGCTTCTTCCTCGGCGGCCAGGACTGGCGCGACGGCATCTCGTGGATCTTCGCGAACGGTGGCGAGATCGCAGAGTTCAAGGACGGCAAGTGGGTCGCGACCCTCGATTCGCCCGAGTCGCTCAAGGGCCTCGAGCAACTGCAGGATCTCTACAAGAACGCGTCGAACGCTCCGAACGACATGAAGGACGCGAACCAGTACCAGTACCTCAACGACTCCGACGAGGTCAAGGACGAAGACGGCAACGTGACCGAGGACCTCTCGCTCGCGGCAGCCACCATCATGGCTCCGGGCTGGGCGCACTGGTCGATCGGTGACCTCGTCACCAATGACAAGGGCGAGCCCGCACGCGAGTGGAACGACGACACGTTCGCAACCCTCGTGCTGCCTGGCAACGACGGCAAGCCCGCTCCGGTCTTCGCGGGCGGCTCGAACATCGGCATCTCGGCGAAGACGCAGAACCCTGAGCTCGCCAAGGATCTCATGCGCATCATCTACTCCGAGGAGTACCAGACGATGCTCGGCGAGAAGGGCCTCGGCCCGGCGAACTCGGACTACGCTGACTCGCTCGGCTCCGACCAGTTCGCGAAGGCGCTCATTGAGTCCGCATCGAACTCGAAGCTCACCCCCGCCGCTCCCGGCTGGGCCGCGATCGAGTCGAAGAACATCATGGAGGAGTTCTTCTCCAAGATCCGCGATGCGAAGGACCTGAAGCAGCTCGCTCAGGACACCAACGCACAGCTCGACGCACTGCTCAACCAGAAGTAA
- a CDS encoding ABC transporter ATP-binding protein has protein sequence MASVTFEGITRVYPGTDRPSVDKLSLDIEDGEFLVLVGPSGCGKSTTLRMLAGLEEVNEGRILIGDSDVTDVAPKDRDIAMVFQNYALYPHMTVADNMGFALKIAGVSKEERAERVLEAAKLLDLEDYLDRKPKALSGGQRQRVAMGRAIVRQPRVFLMDEPLSNLDAKLRVQTRTQIASLQRRLGVTTVYVTHDQTEALTMGDRIAVLKDGLLQQVGTPSELYETPVNVFVAGFIGSPAMNLFPTTLTAEGAVFGSLTVPVPAGGATSNAVTVGIRPEDLVLAAPGQDGLTVQIDLVEELGADGYLYGHTTGGDGAQIVARVDGRNHPQAGETVTLVPNPAHLHVFDTATGNRI, from the coding sequence ATGGCATCAGTCACGTTTGAAGGCATTACTCGCGTCTACCCTGGCACGGATCGCCCGTCGGTTGACAAGCTCAGCCTCGACATCGAAGACGGCGAGTTTCTCGTGCTCGTCGGCCCCTCCGGCTGCGGCAAGTCGACCACGCTGCGCATGCTCGCCGGCCTCGAAGAGGTGAACGAGGGCCGCATCCTCATCGGCGACTCAGACGTCACCGACGTCGCCCCGAAGGATCGCGACATCGCGATGGTCTTCCAGAACTACGCGCTCTACCCTCACATGACCGTCGCCGACAACATGGGCTTCGCTCTGAAGATCGCGGGCGTCTCGAAGGAAGAGCGCGCCGAGCGCGTGCTCGAGGCCGCGAAGCTCCTCGATCTCGAGGACTACCTCGACCGCAAGCCGAAGGCACTCTCGGGCGGTCAGCGCCAGCGCGTCGCGATGGGCCGCGCGATCGTGCGCCAGCCCCGCGTGTTCCTCATGGACGAGCCGCTGTCGAACCTCGACGCGAAGCTCCGCGTGCAGACCCGCACCCAGATCGCGTCGCTCCAGCGCCGCCTCGGCGTCACAACCGTCTACGTCACCCACGACCAGACCGAGGCGCTCACCATGGGCGACCGTATCGCCGTGCTCAAGGACGGCCTGCTCCAGCAGGTCGGCACCCCGAGCGAGCTCTACGAAACCCCCGTCAACGTCTTCGTTGCGGGCTTCATCGGCTCGCCCGCGATGAACCTCTTCCCGACCACGCTCACCGCCGAGGGCGCAGTCTTCGGCTCGCTCACCGTTCCGGTGCCCGCCGGCGGCGCGACCTCGAACGCAGTGACCGTCGGCATCCGCCCCGAGGACCTCGTGCTCGCGGCGCCCGGACAGGACGGCCTCACCGTGCAGATCGACCTCGTCGAGGAGCTCGGCGCCGACGGCTACCTCTACGGTCACACCACCGGAGGCGACGGCGCCCAGATCGTCGCGCGCGTCGACGGCCGCAACCACCCGCAGGCCGGCGAGACCGTCACCCTCGTGCCGAACCCCGCGCACCTGCACGTGTTCGACACCGCAACCGGCAACCGCATCTAG
- a CDS encoding carbohydrate ABC transporter permease, translated as MSQASLAGSAPRTTTMTAPVDVVSARGRLRTGKPWRIVLNIVGVLLAVVWAFPVYWMVNSAMLPNVVLEKTTPTLLPFGGSFKNFQAVIADGSFFKALGISLSIAAIVVVVCLIFAFLAALAISRFRFKGRRSFVLAVLFIQMLPAEGMFIAQYKLMSNLGLLNSIIGVSIIYIAAVVPFTIWMLRGFVAGIPADLEEAAMVDGLSRTQAFLRITFPLLAPGLVASGIYAFLQAWNEFTVALVLLDADNKTLPLWLRGFIQQSASTAIDWGQVMAASTLVAVPVIIFFMFVQGRMTSGLVSGAVKG; from the coding sequence ATGAGCCAGGCCTCACTCGCGGGTTCCGCACCCCGCACCACCACGATGACGGCCCCCGTCGACGTCGTCTCCGCGCGCGGCCGCCTTCGCACCGGCAAGCCGTGGCGAATCGTGCTCAACATCGTTGGCGTCCTCCTCGCCGTCGTCTGGGCGTTCCCCGTCTACTGGATGGTGAACTCGGCGATGCTGCCGAACGTCGTCCTCGAGAAGACGACCCCGACGCTCCTGCCGTTTGGCGGCTCGTTCAAGAACTTCCAGGCCGTGATCGCCGACGGCTCGTTCTTCAAGGCCCTCGGCATCAGCCTGTCGATCGCGGCCATTGTGGTCGTCGTGTGCCTCATCTTCGCGTTCCTCGCCGCGCTCGCGATCAGCCGCTTCCGGTTCAAGGGCCGCCGCAGCTTCGTGCTCGCCGTGCTGTTTATCCAGATGCTGCCCGCCGAGGGCATGTTCATCGCGCAGTACAAGCTCATGAGCAACCTCGGGCTGCTGAACTCGATCATCGGCGTCAGCATTATCTACATCGCGGCCGTCGTGCCCTTCACGATCTGGATGCTTCGCGGCTTCGTCGCCGGCATCCCCGCTGACCTCGAGGAGGCGGCGATGGTGGACGGCCTGAGCCGCACTCAGGCGTTCCTCCGCATTACGTTCCCGCTGCTCGCCCCCGGCCTGGTTGCCAGCGGCATCTACGCGTTCCTGCAGGCCTGGAACGAGTTCACTGTCGCGCTCGTGCTCCTCGACGCCGACAACAAGACGCTGCCGCTCTGGCTGCGCGGCTTCATTCAGCAGTCCGCGAGCACCGCGATCGACTGGGGCCAGGTCATGGCCGCGTCGACGCTCGTCGCGGTGCCCGTGATCATCTTCTTCATGTTCGTTCAGGGCCGCATGACGAGCGGTCTCGTGAGCGGGGCGGTGAAGGGATGA
- a CDS encoding ExeM/NucH family extracellular endonuclease: MKSGSSSRTGDAFFRRRERAMALGLTAAISLGMGITGTAPALAAPDGSGVVINEAYLSGGSRDAAFTKKFVELFNPTGEAITLDGTSLQYRPATGTGAFGGVTPLTGTIPAGGHFLVAGGSNGTAGGELPAPDLSSTLNPAGTAGTIALVDGTEPLAIPAGSAAGAPGVIDLLGYGTSNTFEGTAAAAPAGNTDVKSLNRNEAADTDNNAADFALSADITPTNAAGATAPDPGTDPDPGTDPDPGTDAGTGTRTIAEVQGTGDTSPLVGQTVTVEGVITADHRVGGYDGVVIQTAGSGGEQTEPRTASDGIFVYLKGKDVPGEIGDLIKVTGAVSEYYGQTQIAPAQVADVALVKQEAGLPAPTPLPATVVGAEREAYENMLVRPTGDYFVASSHQLFNYGTLWLNPGEMQVKSTETARPGAEADAIAAANRASRILLDDGYSIQTTNNAHPGEQPYFTADTVVRNGDAVDFADLSFVLQYGFDEWRLQPVTPLDSTSPAAQKVAFDAKNTRPEAPKVSGDATVAAFNVYNYFTTLKSENKDARGATTAKQFETQKSKIVSAINSLDADIVGLMEIENSVKLGKPVDTALKDLVDGLNAVTGDKTWDYVPTPKALHNAATTDFITNAIIYKKDAVTPKGEAQTIVDESAWGNAREPIAQAFDIDGRTVTVVSNHFKSKSGTGAEPADGQGHFNADRVKQAKSLLAFTKELEQSTGSADMLLVGDFNAYGQEDPVFEFTSQGWIDTVPALAAGQYSYSFNGELGSLDHVLASPSLADSLGGAAIWAANSAEWGDRGYGFGAAEAGTPYRASDHDPILVGITTTPQPVSIDIATINDFHGRIEADGKAAGAAVIAGAVAEFERQNPNFIFAGAGDLIGASTFTSFIQQDEPTIDALNLAGLDVSAAGNHEFDEGWEDLRDRVQARADWEYISANVFVTETGEPALAPSWVKEVDGVKVGFVGAVTEDLDTLVSPEGIKDLEVRSVTDSVNQAAAALRDGDAANGEADVVILLVHEGAATADLSSITPESQLGKIVNGVGDDVDAIVSAHTHLAYNHVIDGRPVVSAGQYGENLGLMNLQVDRESKELISITNEIKPLVVDGKPQYEANPEVQAIVDAAKAAADEFGSVSVGSITADFNRARQSDGKTENRGGESTIGNFVADVHQWSTDADIALMNPGGIRANLSYASTGDKDPDGNVTYREAATVQPFANTLVTLKLTGAQVKDILEEQWQPEGSARPFLKLGLSKGLSYTYDPEGERGAHVTSITLDGKPLDLGATYTVAANAFLAGGGDNFVSFRKGTDVKDTGRADLQSMVEWFAINKEATPDLGKRAVGVQLSPPPAAAAQQVARASAASAGDGEYSAGDEVTVSLSSLAFSGGEVPAESVSAEIDGKQVATAPVDPTVTDAWDAAGSATLTFAVPAGLKGNQTIEVATSDGATRVSIPITVAGGDTENPGTEEPGTENPGTENPGTGGPGGTDGEQPGTAGPGAGGGSTGGGLSNTGAELGWIGGATLLLLALGGGLLVAARRGTHAAQ; encoded by the coding sequence ATGAAGTCAGGCTCAAGTAGTCGAACGGGAGACGCCTTCTTCCGCCGGAGAGAACGAGCGATGGCGCTCGGTCTCACCGCCGCCATTTCCCTGGGTATGGGGATCACGGGGACCGCGCCCGCGCTCGCCGCACCGGACGGCTCCGGGGTGGTGATCAACGAGGCCTACCTCTCGGGCGGCAGTCGCGATGCCGCGTTCACCAAGAAGTTTGTCGAGCTCTTCAACCCGACCGGTGAAGCGATCACACTCGACGGCACCTCGCTGCAGTACCGTCCGGCCACAGGCACCGGGGCGTTTGGCGGCGTGACGCCGCTCACCGGCACGATTCCCGCGGGCGGGCACTTCCTCGTCGCGGGCGGGTCCAATGGGACCGCGGGCGGCGAACTCCCGGCACCGGACCTGTCCTCGACCCTTAACCCGGCCGGCACTGCCGGCACGATCGCTCTTGTTGATGGCACCGAGCCCCTCGCTATTCCCGCGGGATCAGCAGCCGGCGCTCCGGGCGTGATCGACCTACTCGGGTACGGTACCTCGAACACGTTCGAGGGGACGGCCGCAGCCGCGCCCGCGGGAAACACCGACGTCAAGTCGCTCAACCGCAACGAGGCGGCTGACACCGACAACAACGCCGCTGACTTCGCGCTCTCCGCCGACATCACCCCAACGAACGCGGCGGGAGCGACCGCGCCCGACCCCGGCACTGATCCTGATCCCGGCACCGATCCCGACCCCGGCACAGACGCCGGTACGGGCACGCGCACCATCGCGGAGGTGCAGGGCACCGGCGACACGTCGCCGCTCGTCGGCCAGACCGTTACCGTCGAGGGCGTCATCACCGCAGACCACCGCGTCGGCGGCTACGACGGCGTCGTCATCCAGACCGCCGGCTCCGGCGGCGAGCAGACGGAACCCCGCACCGCATCAGACGGCATCTTCGTCTACCTCAAGGGCAAGGACGTGCCTGGCGAGATCGGCGACCTCATCAAGGTCACCGGCGCCGTGAGCGAATACTACGGCCAGACGCAGATCGCTCCGGCGCAGGTCGCAGACGTCGCACTCGTGAAGCAGGAGGCCGGGCTCCCCGCGCCGACCCCGCTGCCCGCGACCGTGGTCGGGGCCGAGCGCGAGGCATACGAGAACATGCTCGTGCGGCCCACCGGTGACTACTTCGTCGCGTCGAGCCACCAGCTCTTCAACTACGGGACGCTCTGGCTGAATCCGGGCGAGATGCAGGTGAAGAGCACGGAGACCGCGCGCCCCGGCGCCGAGGCCGACGCGATCGCCGCGGCAAATCGCGCGAGCCGGATCCTGCTCGACGACGGCTACTCGATCCAAACGACGAACAACGCCCACCCGGGCGAGCAGCCGTACTTCACGGCGGACACTGTCGTGCGCAACGGCGACGCCGTCGACTTCGCCGACCTGAGCTTCGTGCTGCAGTACGGCTTCGACGAGTGGCGGCTGCAGCCCGTCACCCCGCTCGACAGCACGTCGCCGGCGGCGCAGAAGGTGGCCTTCGACGCGAAGAACACCCGCCCCGAGGCACCGAAGGTCTCAGGCGACGCGACCGTCGCCGCCTTCAACGTCTACAACTACTTCACCACGCTGAAGAGCGAGAACAAGGACGCCCGCGGCGCGACGACGGCGAAGCAGTTCGAGACGCAGAAGTCGAAGATCGTCTCCGCGATCAACAGCCTCGACGCCGACATCGTCGGGCTCATGGAGATCGAGAACTCGGTGAAGCTCGGCAAGCCGGTCGATACCGCGCTCAAGGACCTCGTCGACGGCCTCAACGCCGTGACGGGCGACAAGACCTGGGACTACGTGCCGACGCCGAAGGCGCTGCACAACGCCGCAACGACCGACTTCATCACGAACGCGATCATCTACAAGAAGGACGCGGTCACGCCGAAGGGCGAGGCGCAGACCATCGTTGATGAGAGCGCGTGGGGCAACGCCCGCGAGCCGATCGCGCAGGCATTCGACATCGACGGCCGCACCGTCACGGTCGTGTCGAACCACTTCAAGTCGAAGTCGGGCACGGGCGCGGAGCCCGCTGACGGGCAGGGACACTTCAACGCCGACCGCGTGAAGCAGGCGAAGTCGCTCCTCGCGTTCACCAAGGAGCTCGAGCAGTCGACCGGCAGCGCAGACATGCTGCTCGTCGGCGACTTCAACGCCTACGGCCAGGAGGACCCGGTGTTCGAGTTCACCTCGCAGGGGTGGATCGACACGGTGCCCGCGCTCGCCGCAGGCCAGTACAGCTACAGCTTCAACGGCGAGCTCGGCTCGCTCGATCACGTCTTGGCCTCGCCGTCGCTCGCCGACTCGCTCGGCGGCGCCGCGATCTGGGCGGCGAACTCTGCCGAGTGGGGCGACCGCGGCTACGGCTTCGGCGCCGCCGAGGCAGGCACGCCGTACCGCGCGAGCGACCACGATCCGATCCTCGTCGGGATCACCACGACGCCGCAGCCCGTCAGCATCGACATCGCGACGATCAACGACTTCCACGGCCGCATCGAGGCCGACGGGAAGGCAGCGGGGGCCGCGGTCATCGCGGGCGCCGTCGCCGAGTTCGAACGCCAGAACCCGAACTTCATCTTTGCGGGCGCTGGCGACCTCATCGGGGCATCGACGTTCACCTCGTTCATCCAGCAGGACGAGCCGACCATCGACGCGCTCAACCTCGCTGGCCTCGACGTGAGCGCCGCCGGCAACCACGAATTCGACGAGGGCTGGGAGGACCTGCGCGACCGCGTCCAGGCCCGCGCCGACTGGGAATACATCTCGGCGAACGTGTTCGTCACCGAGACCGGCGAGCCCGCGCTCGCGCCGTCGTGGGTGAAGGAGGTCGACGGCGTGAAGGTCGGCTTCGTCGGCGCCGTTACCGAGGACCTCGACACCCTCGTCTCGCCCGAAGGCATCAAGGACCTCGAAGTGCGCAGCGTTACCGACTCCGTGAACCAGGCGGCAGCGGCGCTCCGCGACGGCGACGCCGCAAACGGTGAGGCCGACGTGGTGATCCTGCTCGTCCACGAGGGCGCGGCGACCGCCGACCTCTCGAGCATCACGCCCGAGTCGCAGCTCGGCAAGATCGTGAACGGCGTCGGCGACGACGTCGACGCGATCGTCTCCGCGCACACGCACCTCGCCTACAACCACGTCATCGACGGCCGCCCGGTCGTCTCGGCAGGCCAGTACGGCGAGAACCTCGGGCTGATGAACCTGCAGGTCGACCGCGAATCGAAGGAGCTCATCTCGATCACGAACGAGATCAAGCCCCTCGTCGTCGACGGGAAGCCGCAGTACGAGGCGAACCCTGAGGTGCAGGCGATCGTCGACGCGGCGAAGGCCGCTGCCGACGAGTTCGGCAGCGTCTCGGTCGGCAGCATCACCGCCGACTTCAACCGCGCGCGCCAGAGCGACGGCAAGACCGAGAACCGCGGTGGCGAGTCGACGATCGGCAACTTCGTCGCCGACGTCCACCAGTGGTCGACCGACGCCGACATCGCGCTCATGAACCCGGGCGGCATCCGCGCGAACCTGAGCTACGCGTCGACCGGCGACAAGGACCCGGATGGCAACGTCACCTACCGCGAGGCGGCGACAGTCCAGCCGTTCGCGAACACGCTCGTCACCCTGAAGCTCACGGGTGCGCAGGTGAAGGACATCCTTGAGGAGCAGTGGCAGCCAGAGGGATCGGCGCGTCCGTTCCTGAAGCTCGGGCTCTCGAAGGGACTCAGCTACACCTACGACCCCGAGGGCGAGCGCGGCGCACACGTCACCTCGATCACGCTCGACGGCAAGCCGCTCGACCTCGGCGCGACGTACACCGTCGCGGCGAACGCGTTCCTCGCTGGCGGCGGCGACAACTTCGTGTCGTTCCGCAAGGGCACCGACGTGAAGGACACGGGGCGCGCTGACCTCCAGTCGATGGTCGAGTGGTTCGCGATCAACAAGGAAGCGACGCCGGACCTCGGCAAGCGCGCGGTCGGTGTGCAGCTCAGCCCGCCGCCGGCGGCCGCGGCCCAGCAGGTGGCGCGCGCGAGCGCGGCAAGCGCGGGCGACGGCGAGTACAGTGCGGGCGACGAGGTCACCGTATCGCTCAGCTCGCTCGCGTTCTCTGGCGGCGAGGTCCCGGCCGAGTCCGTCTCCGCTGAGATCGACGGGAAGCAGGTCGCGACCGCGCCCGTCGACCCGACGGTCACCGACGCGTGGGATGCTGCGGGAAGCGCCACGCTCACGTTCGCCGTTCCGGCCGGCCTGAAGGGCAACCAGACGATCGAGGTCGCGACGAGCGACGGGGCAACCCGAGTATCGATCCCGATCACGGTGGCCGGCGGGGACACCGAGAATCCCGGCACCGAGGAGCCTGGCACCGAGAACCCGGGAACTGAGAACCCGGGCACCGGCGGCCCCGGTGGCACCGACGGCGAGCAGCCCGGCACCGCCGGGCCTGGCGCCGGCGGCGGCTCGACGGGCGGTGGCCTGTCGAACACCGGTGCTGAGCTCGGGTGGATTGGCGGCGCGACGCTGCTGCTGCTCGCCCTCGGCGGCGGACTGCTCGTCGCAGCTCGCCGCGGGACGCACGCGGCGCAGTAG
- a CDS encoding ROK family transcriptional regulator, whose product MKHVTTRPADATAWAMNPRRARDLRVAAKATPGDTKLHNRTLVLQTLYISGPLSRADIARTTQLTKVTISGLVAELIGEGLIEELGQQESHRPGKPAILVDLARSSHAVVALDLSDDKLLRGAVIDLAGRTLARVEAPRLDAAGTAVTGDAASELVADLAVTLRDASEIPIIGLGVGTPGVVDDEGVVRVAPNFGWEGLPLRRILMERTGLPTSIGNDANVAALAEYSFGDTSEDFALVRIGYGVGAGIMLGGRSVPGSKFASGEIGQVMVGTDLGIDAPYAREQVLEHWLSVPTLSRALADAGPDGREAVLREAGNRLGVALAPVIGMLNLAEIVLSGPPELVGGTLADAAFEILTRRTMPDSHDTLVIRASSQGEDLILRGAAAIVLRERLGVS is encoded by the coding sequence ATGAAGCACGTAACGACGCGTCCCGCGGACGCCACTGCATGGGCAATGAACCCGCGCCGGGCCCGCGATCTCAGGGTGGCGGCGAAGGCCACTCCTGGCGATACGAAGCTCCACAACCGCACGCTCGTGCTTCAGACGCTCTACATCTCCGGCCCGCTGAGCCGCGCCGATATCGCGCGCACGACCCAGCTCACCAAGGTCACCATCTCCGGTCTCGTTGCCGAGCTCATCGGCGAGGGGCTCATCGAGGAGCTCGGTCAGCAGGAATCGCACCGCCCAGGGAAGCCCGCGATTCTCGTCGACCTGGCCCGCAGCTCGCACGCGGTCGTCGCGCTCGACCTCTCGGACGACAAGCTGCTCCGCGGCGCGGTCATCGACCTCGCCGGCCGCACGCTTGCCCGCGTCGAGGCGCCGCGACTCGACGCCGCCGGCACCGCCGTGACGGGAGATGCCGCGAGCGAGCTCGTCGCGGACCTCGCCGTCACGCTGCGGGACGCGAGCGAGATCCCGATCATCGGGCTCGGCGTCGGCACCCCCGGCGTCGTCGATGACGAGGGGGTCGTGCGTGTCGCACCGAACTTCGGCTGGGAGGGACTCCCCCTCAGGCGGATCCTCATGGAGCGCACCGGCCTCCCGACCTCGATCGGCAACGACGCGAACGTCGCCGCCCTCGCCGAATACAGTTTCGGCGACACGAGCGAGGACTTTGCTCTCGTCCGCATCGGCTACGGCGTCGGCGCCGGCATCATGCTCGGCGGCCGCAGCGTGCCAGGCAGCAAGTTCGCGTCGGGCGAGATCGGGCAGGTCATGGTCGGCACCGACCTCGGCATCGACGCCCCGTACGCCCGCGAGCAGGTGCTCGAGCACTGGCTCTCCGTTCCGACGCTCTCGCGGGCGCTCGCCGACGCGGGGCCCGACGGCCGCGAGGCCGTCCTCCGCGAGGCAGGAAACCGGCTCGGCGTCGCACTCGCGCCCGTCATCGGCATGCTCAACCTCGCCGAGATCGTCCTCTCGGGCCCGCCCGAGCTCGTCGGCGGCACGCTCGCGGACGCCGCGTTCGAGATCCTCACCCGCCGCACCATGCCCGACTCGCACGACACCCTCGTGATCCGAGCGAGCAGCCAGGGCGAGGACCTGATCCTGCGCGGGGCGGCCGCAATCGTGCTCCGCGAACGCCTCGGCGTGAGCTAG